A stretch of DNA from Lotus japonicus ecotype B-129 chromosome 4, LjGifu_v1.2:
TCCTCCCAAAGGCTGTTGATGCCATCCAGAGTGTTGAAACTGTTGAGGGAAATGGTGGCCCTGGAACCATCAAGAAACTCACTGTTAATGAGGGTCAGTTTATAATTTTCTTACTTtacacatatatacatgtagGCTGTAGCATGATATAGCTCTGTCGTCTACCAAGAAAGTTTTAGATcacaaattaaaatgaatttttctgcaaattaatttcaataaataAGAAGCATGCATAACAAATAAGAAGCATATAGTAATTAAATACCTATACAACAGATTAGTAGTAAAAATAAGGCTCATGGGTGCATGGAATTGCCcatataatatttataactaTACATGCATGATGAATGAAATCACTTAATTAAGGTGATGATTAATTGATGAATGTTTGTGAATTGTGAATGAATGAGCAGGTGGGAAAAGCAACTATGTGTTGAACAAGATTGAAGCAATAGATGAGGCTAACTTGGTATATAACTACAGTTTAGTTGGGGGCTCAGAGTTCCCAGAGAATGTGGAGAAGATCACATTTGAGTCCAAATTGGTTGATGGACCCAATGGAGGGTCAATTGGGAAGCTGAAAGTGAAGTATCATAGCAAGGGAAATGCTGAGCCAAATGAAGCTGAGGTTAAGGAAGGAAAGGCCAGGGGTGATGCACTTTTCAAGGCCATTGAAGGTTATGTTTTGAACCATCCTGAATACAACTGATCAAGTCTATATTTATCACTACTGAAGAGCTCGGTCATGCAGAGTTTTGTTCCTTCTGATCCATAAGTTGTCTTATAATGTAATAATTGTGAGACTCGATGTCTTTGTATCTCACTTCAACAATAAATCAATACAAATAAAAGCACTGTTTCCGATGTCAAATGCAGTCATTAAGTTCAGAACAACACCATAATTAATTCTGCATAATTCTTTTTTTCTAATCAAGTTTCTCCAGGGCATGAACAACTCTATATATACACTTTCAAGTAAATGCCCAATTATCTAGCTATTTATAATCTATCTAGAATATAATTATGGGCTTAGATGTTACCACCTCATCTCTATTATTGTCAtgtacttttatttttttccttgtcAAGTAATCAATTAATCATATAACATGTCACTTGAATATTCTACCTCTCACCTTGCATGATACAAGGAAAAATCCATTTAGAGACAGAATTATATAGTGATAGAACCTTTCCCTCTCTAAAGTTGTCACCCCAATGTTCATTTAAGGTAGCTTTAGTGAGGGATTTTATCCCTCGATCTCACAAAAATCAATTAGTGAGTTAATTCAACATGGTTAGATATAGAGATGATGTAGAACTCATCTCTAATTTGAGAATGAATATATTTTGTCTCTAAACAGAAACAAAGTATGAGAAGTTTTAAATCGTCTATTTGTTAACATTATTTGTTAACATTAGTGACAAAATTAGGTTCATCGTTCCTGCGACCTGTGAAGATTTTTATTCATTACCCAGGTGATGATCATGTTAGCGTCTAAAGTGGGTAGGGTTTCCATTATGCGTCTAAAGTGACGTAGCCCCAAGTTCATCCAAAAAAACTTTTACCATCTGATTTGTATTGCGCTGACCTCCACTAAAATAACGAATGAAATCTTGTAGGGTACACCCACATCTTTCCAACGCTATGTAGTAGAAGTTTTCACTTTCGTCTCACAGTGTACATTTGGACAATGTTTGAATGACGGTCTGATGTGAGAAGCGTATTAATTTCTCCCTTAAACAGCCTATTGTGAAACTTATCAAGTCGTTTTACCGCTACGGGGAGATCTCCGTATAGGCCTCGGAATACAACTGTTGATTGAGATCCAAGTGTGATTTCTTGTCCAACTTGTTCAAATACTTGTAGCTTAGTATAATCAGTTAGGATTCCTGGTTCTGGTTCTGGAACCAAAACCCCATTCACCCCATTCCCTTATGGTTCTGGAACCCAAACCCCATTCACCCTATTCCCTTCTCTTTTATTCAGTATGAAGATCTTGAACATAAAATATATGGCAActgcgaatagaaaaactcctagccaagaatatgagattttAGAGCATCATTTGTTCTtggaaccagaaaaaaaaacatcactTTTTAAGGGATGTAAGTGAAAAGTTTTTTTAGGAAATTTCTGAAAACCTCCAATAGCTTTCTTTGGTTATTTTGTTGAGTtatgaatttgatgtttttgtgtAGTTTTAAACATCCAAACAAGGTGATGGCTTACCCTCCCTAAAATCTCACAAAACATAGGCTAATGCATATTGCTACTTAGTGCCCTACATAATGCTTAGTCTGTTTGTTCCGAACAATCAAATTAATACTTAGCATAATTTGTTATGTACGAGTTATTTGTCATGCTGTTGTAGATCAATTTCTCATGCTGATGCCAACTGCAATAAAAGCTCATGTGGTGGTACACCTTCCCAGCCCTCAGCTGTATATGTTGAAGCTCCACATAAATTCAGCAAGAGATCTTTCTTCACTTTCATGGGAACGCCAAAAGTATCAGGGCCATTTTCCAATTCTTTCTCCAACAGCTGAAACCATGAATTCAATATTTTAAGTCTCAGATGAAAGACGTAAAATATTGCACCAATTGCTAAGCAAATTACGTTGTGATTACGGTGTTCTTGAATGTCTATCATATTATACAACCAATATCCTTATGAGCCAGATTGACCAAAAGCATCTTGAAGATAAAATGTAAGATTCTATTCATCACTAATGATGTGGTTCGGATACATGTATTTACATTAATCTAGCATTTTCTATTTCATCATGTagtaaaaaaaagaaaggaaaaactcCTCTTTGTGAACTTTTAGTAAAGTGAGCAAGGGTGAACACACCTTTGAATTTTAGCGGGTAAAAATTAGGATAGTCAAAAGAAATTGAGCACTAAAAATTAGGATGGTCAAAAGAAATTGGGCATGATAACATGTATTTATATTAATCTAACCTGTTCTATTTAATATGTTGTAGGCATAGGAACTTTAGGCTGGCTAGCTCCTAAATTAATTCGTAGAGAACGAAAACCACGAGCTTTAGattcagagcctgatggggaagtaggaatatatatatatatatatatatatatatatatatatatatatatatatatatatatatatatatattggtggGGACTAGCCCGGCTAAGGAATGGTCTCACACCAACACCAGTATGGAATAATTTCGAACTTTGACTTGTCCTACGACAACTAAGTTTTCCAATAGGTAAGGTAATGTCTCAACTTTCATGGCAAGTTTCCTGTTGCAAAGGCAACACAAGTACACAAACAGAAAAGATAGGAAATCAGAACGAGACAAAAGAAATGATGGAAGAAGCAGTGATAATAATTGAGGTCTCTTATTACCATTCCAGCCCACAGTGCCTTAGTGGCCAAAATACCCCACAAACCTAGGGTCTAGCTTCCAATGACGATGTACTACCATATACACCTTAATGAGCAAGGAAGGAAAGATGTTTTCGAAATACTGGTAGAAAGCCACAGGAGGAGTTCCAACCAATCTCTGTAAGccacaacaaaaaaatatacatcAATCATATATTTTGGAAAATCACATAAAACAAACTATTTAGAAGCAAAATACCTTTAGTCCTCCATCAATCTCATTATAGTAAGCGTATTTATTTCTAATCGCCCTTATCAAATCTATTGCCGATGTGAAATCATAATAACCCGTTTGGTTTAGGTCATTATATAACAACATGTCCAACCTTTGACCCCAGTCCCCAACATTAATATTTGAAAGTCCACCCGCAATACGTAACGGTGTTGAGAAATTGAGCCTTTCGCTCACATCCCTTAAGAAGTGAAGCTTTTTCTCAGTTAGCCAGAAAAAAAGGATGCTCTAAAATATTCCTCGCACTTGGCCTGAAATTACACAAAATAATGTGTTAAGAGTGTAATTGCTAACTTTGTTGACTaagaaaatatataagggtaCTTGAAAAAGATTATTTATATACCTTGATTTAGGTTTTGGGTATAACAAAGTCTCAATCATATGCTTAGCTTCAGCCATACCAGTAATTTGGCCGAACTCAGATTTATTTTTGCTCAATATATTTTGTTCAAACTGATCAGGATGAAGTCCAAACGGATGTCCACCACGCGTCAGACAGTAGAACAACACTAACCCCAGACTGAAGCAATCTGAACCACGTGTTTGTTTTACAGAATTAATTAACTCAGGAATTGACTCAGGAGCTCGCCATCCGTAAGTTCCATTGCCTGCAACATATTAAATCAGCGGTTAAGAGTTAGACATGTTACAATTCTCTAATCTTTCTATCTCTCACTTTAAATTTGATCTAAGATTTCAAACCAAAACTTACGGACCAGAAATATTATAAAGGGGTAGGGTTTCCATTATGCGTCTAAAGTGACGTAGCCCCAAGTTCATCCAAAAAAACTTTTACCATCTGATTTGGATTGCGCTGACCTCCACTAAAATAACGAATGAAATCTTGTAGGGTACACCCACATCTTTCCAGCGCTATGTAGTAGAAGTTTTCACTTCGTCTCACAGTGTACATTCGGACAATGTTTGAATAACGGTCTGATGTGAGAAGCATATTAATTTCTCCCTTAAACAGCCTATTGTGAAACTTATCAAGTCGTTTTACCGCTACGGGGAGATCTCCGTAGAGGCCTCGGAATACAACTGTTGATTGAGATCCAAGTGCGATTTCTTGTCCAACTTGTTCATATACTTGAAGCTTAGTATAATCAGTTAGGATTCCTGGTTCTGGTTCTGGAACCAAAACCCCATTCACCCCATTCCCTTCTGGTTCTGGAACCCAAACCCCATTCACTCTATTCCCTTCTCTTTTATTCAGTATGAAGATCTTGAACATAAAATATATGGCAACATAGTGGAGGTTGCATGAGGTTCACAGCAGCCACTTCTCCAAAACAATCTTCAGTGTTCGTAGGAGGGGATGAGTTTCATCTCTCTCAGCTTCCCCACCCAGAATCTAATACTCTTGAACGTATCAGCATGCCCAAAGAACCCAAATTCCCTGCTCTTATTCATGCTAGACACGTGTTGAAACTCCATCCTCAGCACTGGCGCCGCCGCTTCAAAGCACGCTATCTCCTACAATTTGGTTTTCTCAAGTCCATGCTCCTCCACAATCTGGTCCCAAACAGCACCCTTGTCACGCATCAACTCCACCATGCTCTTGCTTTGTTCTTCTAAAGTCACTTGACTACTCAAACAAGCAAAAATCTAGAGAAGTTGTTGCCCCCACTCAAAAATAGAAAATCTAGAGAGATTGTTGCCCCACTCAAAAATTAGGTAAAATTTTCGATTAGGGTGTAAACTTATGGTATGTAGTTGGCCCTTTCAGTGCTTATGATGAAAATTAATTAAGCCATATTGCAACCACTTAGTTGAAAATTACAAACAATTGATGAATCTTGGCAAGAGCAGCTCAATTGTATCAAATAATAATGTGTTGAATTGAACCGTAACACAAAACAAAAAGCCAAACACAGTTAAAATTACAATTAACAACAGAGAAAGAAGTaagagaaaaaatgagaaagttAGTTATTACGGTTCCTCAACCAAGTTTCCATCGTGAGAACTGAGGATTATTTTGTGGGCCTTAAAAAGAGTTAAAATGTAAGTGGGGCATCGTTCACGGCCAAGTTCTAGTGAAATGGGAGAAGAAGGGGAAGGTTATGGAAGGGAAGAATCCCACATCgaaaaagaatgaaaaaaaaagagattttcGTGAATTTCTTTAGAGTCCCACATCGCTAGCATTATTAAAGTCACACCCACAACTCCCTTATATAATGAGCCGTGCATTTCCTATCAATCTCACCCTCACCATGTTGAGTTCAAGAGTATCTCTTAACTCCAGTAATCAAATTGTTGAATTGATATCAACTTTGACTTTTAGTGGGGATGATGTGGAAATCCCAGCAACTGCGATTCGGCTCTTCCCTGAGCTGTTTGGCCAACACAGCCTTGGCATCTCTGTAGAGATCCGTGGGAGGTTGGAAGAGAGAGTGTTAAGCAACCTATTCACAAAATTAGGTTCATCGTTCCTGCGACCTGTGAAGATTTTTATTCATTACCCAGGTGATGATCATGTTAGCGTCTAAAGTGGGTAGGGTTTCCATTATGCGTCTAAAGTGACGTAGCCCCAAGTTCATCCAAAAAAAATTTTACCATCTGATTTGTATTGCGCTGACCTCTACTAAAATAACGAATGAAATCTTGTAGGGTACACCCACATCTTTCCAGCGCTATGTAGTAGAAGTTTTCACTTCGTCTCACAGTGTACATTCGGACAATGTTTGAATGACGGTCTGATGTGAGAAGCATATTAATTTCTCCCTTAAACAGCCTATTGTGAAACTTATCAAGTCGTTTTACCGCTACGGGGAGATCTCCGTAGAGGCCTCGGAATACAACTGTTGATTGAGATCCAAGTGCGATTTCTTGTCCAACTTGTTCAAATACTTGTAGCTTAGTATAATCAGTTAGGATTCCTGGTTCTGGTTCTGGAACCAAAACCCCATTCACCACATTCCCTTATGGTTCTGGAACCCAAACCCCATTCACCCTATTCCCTTCTCTTTTATTCAGTATGAAGATCTTGAACATAAAATATATGGCAACTGCGAATAGAAAAACTTCtagccaagaatatgagattttAGAGCATCATTTGTTCTTggaactagaaaaaaaaaacttcacttTTTAAGGGATGTAAGTGAAAAGTTTTTTTAGGAAATTTCTGAAAACATCCAATAGCTTTCTTTGGTTATTTTGTTGAGttatgaatttgaagtttttgtgTAGTTTTAAACATCCAAACAAGATGATGGCTTACCCTCCCTAAAATCTCACAAAACATAGGCTAATGCATATTGCTACTTAGTGCCCTACATAATGCTTAGTGTGTGATTGGGTAAAATTTAATGTCAAAAGATTGCTTTGGTTTCAACAGATCAACAACGCAGCAAATTTCAAACAAGAAAAGGAAGCGTCGTTCAAAAAAGAAACGTTCCaagaagaggatgaagagaGCATATTGTAAAGCAACATCTTTAGCATTTTTATCTCATGTGCAGCAGGTAtacccttcttttttttttaatgagacTATTTATAATTTGGCAATGCAACTGACAACTCTTATTTTGTAGGTTGAAGCCAAATTTGTACTCATTGTCATCAATTACATTGATGATGCTGGAGAAGTGAATCATCTGATATGGTGCCACCAGGAAGTGTTATCACTCAAGGGGATGCTACCTCCTCTTGGATTCATGGAAGAAAATATATTGATGATGTCAGACTATGATGACAATTTTCTATACCCTTTGACGATAAAGGTTGAGATCCAAGTCACCAACCATCGCATAATGGATCCTCTCCAACCCAATTTCCCACAGCCTCTCTGCAAGCAGTCCATTGATGGAGGTGAATTTGTTGTAGAGGATCCAGATCGGCATATAGCAGCAGCTTAGAGGGCCCCCTCTCGTTTTAACGATTTATGGTCAGTTTTTAATCAAGCCAAGCCAACACTAGCCACACCTAATCCAGAATGGATGTTGTGGAGGATTGAGAGGTTGTAGAGGATCTAAATCCATAAAGAGTGATGCAAACCTGATGAAAAAGGAAAGTATTGGAAAAAAGGAGAGGATAGAAGTGATAGGCTCAGGAAAGAGAAAGATAGAAGAGATGTGAAAATTTGAATCGCTTTACACCCATTGGTATTTTAAATGACATTGAAAATATTGTTGTTGGTGACTGGGGTACTCAGTTGGACACTTGGTTATTTAATGACCTCAAGAAAAGCAAACAATGTCGATATGATTTCACAAGGACAAGAGATTTGATCAGGGCAATAAGAAACAAATAGTGTCACTGTAAT
This window harbors:
- the LOC130713948 gene encoding class 10 plant pathogenesis-related protein 2A-like — protein: MGVFTFEDETTSPVAPAKLFKALVKDADEILPKAVDAIQSVETVEGNGGPGTIKKLTVNEGGKSNYVLNKIEAIDEANLVYNYSLVGGSEFPENVEKITFESKLVDGPNGGSIGKLKVKYHSKGNAEPNEAEVKEGKARGDALFKAIEGYVLNHPEYN